One window of Pectobacterium carotovorum genomic DNA carries:
- the ileS gene encoding isoleucine--tRNA ligase, with protein MSDYKTTLNLPETGFPMRGDLAKREPDMLKRWYEQDLYGIIRNAKKGKKTFILHDGPPYANGNIHIGHSVNKILKDIIVKSKGLSGYDSPYVPGWDCHGLPIELKVEQLVGKPGEKVSAAEFRAECRKYAAEQVAGQKADFIRLGVLGDWDRPYLTMDFKTEANIIRALGRIIENGHLHKGAKPVHWCADCGSALAEAEVEYYDKTSPSIDVAFNASDVAAVLAKFGVKSVDGPVSLVIWTTTPWTLPANRAISLNAEFDYQLVQIDGQALILATDLVESVMKRAGVTQWQVLGDCKGAELELLRFKHPFLNFDVPAILGEHVTLDAGTGAVHTAGGHGPDDYVISQKYNLEIANPVGPNGCYLSGTYPELDGKFVFKANDLIVEILREKGMLLHVEKLQHSYPCCWRHKSPIIFRATPQWFVSMDQKGLRKQSLSEIKGVQWIPDWGQARIEAMVANRPDWCISRQRTWGVPMSLFVHKETEELHPRTAELIEAVAKRVEADGIQAWWDLDPADVLGADADNYVKVPDTLDVWFDSGSTHASVVDVRPEFGGHAADMYLEGSDQHRGWFMSSLMISTAIKGKAPYRQVLTHGFTVDGQGRKMSKSIGNTVSPQDVMNKLGADILRLWIGSTDYSGEIAVSDEILKRSADAYRRIRNTARFLLANLNGFDPQKDSVKPEDMVVLDRWAVSCAKAAQEEILEAYESYDFHRVVQRLMQFCSIEMGSFYLDIIKDRQYTAKSDSVARRSCQTALFHISEALVRWMAPIMSFTADEIWNYLPGERAQYVFTEEWYDGLFALDSAETMNDAFWADVLKVRSEVNKVIELARNDKRIGGSLEASVTLYADANLAGKLNQLRQELHFALLTSKALVERYENAPDSAQATELTGLKIALSEAEGHKCPRCWHYETDIGSNAEHPEVCGRCATNVGGNGEERKFV; from the coding sequence ATGAGTGACTATAAGACTACCCTGAACTTGCCGGAAACAGGGTTCCCGATGCGTGGCGATCTGGCCAAGCGCGAACCTGACATGCTGAAACGTTGGTATGAGCAGGATCTGTACGGGATTATTCGCAATGCGAAGAAGGGAAAGAAGACCTTCATTTTGCACGATGGCCCTCCGTACGCGAACGGCAACATTCACATTGGTCACTCAGTTAACAAGATTCTGAAAGATATTATTGTTAAATCGAAAGGCCTGTCTGGCTACGATTCTCCTTATGTGCCGGGCTGGGACTGCCACGGTTTGCCGATTGAGCTGAAAGTAGAACAGCTGGTTGGTAAGCCGGGTGAGAAAGTCAGCGCGGCAGAATTCCGCGCTGAGTGCCGCAAATATGCGGCAGAGCAGGTTGCGGGTCAGAAAGCCGACTTTATTCGTCTCGGCGTGCTGGGCGACTGGGATCGTCCTTACCTGACGATGGACTTCAAAACCGAAGCGAATATTATCCGTGCGCTGGGCCGCATCATTGAAAACGGTCACCTGCACAAGGGTGCTAAGCCCGTTCACTGGTGTGCTGACTGTGGTTCCGCGCTGGCGGAAGCGGAAGTTGAGTATTACGACAAAACGTCTCCATCCATTGATGTCGCGTTTAACGCCAGCGATGTGGCGGCGGTATTAGCCAAATTCGGCGTGAAGAGCGTAGACGGCCCTGTTTCGCTGGTGATCTGGACGACGACGCCGTGGACACTGCCAGCAAACCGTGCGATCTCGCTGAATGCGGAGTTCGATTATCAGCTGGTGCAGATTGACGGTCAGGCGCTGATTCTGGCGACCGATCTGGTTGAAAGTGTGATGAAACGCGCAGGTGTGACCCAGTGGCAAGTGCTGGGAGACTGCAAAGGCGCGGAACTTGAGCTGCTGCGTTTCAAACATCCATTCTTGAACTTTGACGTACCGGCCATTCTGGGCGAGCACGTGACGCTGGATGCGGGTACCGGTGCGGTGCATACCGCTGGTGGTCACGGTCCTGACGACTATGTGATTAGCCAGAAGTACAATCTGGAAATCGCCAATCCGGTGGGGCCGAATGGCTGCTACCTGAGCGGTACCTATCCTGAACTGGATGGCAAATTCGTTTTCAAAGCTAACGACTTGATCGTTGAAATCCTGCGTGAAAAAGGCATGTTGCTGCACGTAGAGAAATTGCAGCACAGCTACCCGTGCTGCTGGCGCCATAAGTCGCCGATCATTTTCCGTGCGACGCCACAATGGTTTGTCAGCATGGATCAGAAAGGCCTGCGTAAGCAGTCGCTGTCTGAAATCAAAGGCGTGCAGTGGATCCCAGATTGGGGTCAGGCGCGTATCGAAGCGATGGTCGCCAACCGTCCTGACTGGTGTATCTCCCGTCAGCGTACCTGGGGCGTGCCAATGTCGCTGTTCGTCCACAAAGAGACGGAAGAACTGCATCCGCGCACCGCAGAGCTAATTGAAGCGGTAGCGAAACGTGTTGAAGCCGACGGTATTCAGGCATGGTGGGATCTCGATCCGGCCGACGTGCTGGGCGCAGACGCTGACAACTACGTCAAAGTACCAGACACGCTGGACGTGTGGTTCGATTCTGGATCGACGCACGCGTCCGTGGTAGACGTTCGTCCTGAATTTGGCGGTCATGCAGCGGATATGTATCTGGAAGGTTCCGACCAGCATCGTGGCTGGTTCATGTCTTCCCTGATGATCTCCACCGCGATCAAAGGCAAAGCGCCTTACCGTCAGGTACTGACTCACGGTTTCACCGTTGATGGTCAGGGTCGCAAGATGTCCAAGTCGATCGGGAATACCGTCAGCCCGCAGGACGTGATGAACAAACTCGGTGCCGACATTCTGCGCCTGTGGATCGGTTCAACGGATTACTCCGGTGAAATCGCCGTATCTGATGAGATCCTGAAGCGTTCTGCCGATGCCTATCGCCGTATTCGTAACACCGCGCGTTTCCTGCTGGCGAACCTGAACGGGTTCGATCCACAGAAAGATAGCGTGAAACCAGAAGACATGGTTGTGCTGGATCGCTGGGCGGTTAGCTGTGCGAAAGCCGCGCAGGAAGAGATCCTTGAAGCGTATGAAAGCTATGATTTCCATCGCGTCGTACAGCGTCTGATGCAGTTCTGCTCGATCGAGATGGGATCCTTCTATCTGGATATCATTAAAGATCGTCAGTACACGGCAAAAAGCGACAGCGTTGCACGCCGTAGCTGCCAGACTGCGCTATTCCATATCTCAGAAGCGCTGGTACGTTGGATGGCACCGATTATGTCCTTCACCGCGGATGAGATCTGGAACTACCTGCCGGGCGAGCGTGCGCAGTACGTCTTTACCGAAGAGTGGTATGACGGTCTGTTCGCGCTGGATAGCGCAGAAACCATGAACGATGCGTTCTGGGCGGATGTTCTGAAAGTGCGTAGCGAAGTGAACAAAGTCATCGAGCTGGCGCGTAATGACAAACGCATCGGTGGATCGCTGGAAGCTTCCGTTACGCTGTACGCCGATGCCAATCTGGCGGGCAAGTTGAACCAGCTGCGTCAGGAACTGCATTTCGCGTTGTTGACGTCAAAAGCGCTGGTGGAACGTTATGAAAATGCGCCGGATAGCGCACAGGCAACGGAACTCACCGGACTGAAAATTGCCTTAAGTGAGGCAGAAGGACACAAGTGTCCACGCTGCTGGCATTACGAGACGGATATCGGTAGCAATGCCGAGCATCCTGAAGTGTGTGGTCGCTGTGCGACTAACGTGGGCGGTAACGGCGAAGAGCGTAAATTTGTCTGA
- the lspA gene encoding signal peptidase II: MMNKICSSGLRWLWLAILVLIVDLGSKQWILAHFALGDTVPVMPSLNLHYARNYGAAFSFLADKGGWQRWFFAGIAIAIVVALLVMMYRGSVKQRLNNIAYSLIIGGALGNLFDRTWHGFVVDFIDFYVGDWHFATFNLADTAICIGAALIVLEGFFSTHDDTDTVKQKGH; encoded by the coding sequence CTGATGAATAAGATCTGTTCGAGTGGACTGCGCTGGCTTTGGCTGGCGATACTGGTTTTAATTGTCGATCTTGGCAGCAAACAGTGGATCCTTGCCCACTTTGCGCTGGGGGATACGGTGCCAGTGATGCCTTCTCTGAATCTGCATTACGCCCGTAACTACGGCGCAGCATTCAGCTTCCTGGCGGATAAAGGCGGCTGGCAACGCTGGTTCTTTGCTGGCATCGCGATTGCTATCGTGGTTGCACTGCTGGTGATGATGTACCGTGGCAGCGTCAAACAGCGGCTCAATAACATTGCGTATTCGCTGATTATCGGTGGCGCATTGGGCAATCTGTTCGACCGGACATGGCACGGATTTGTTGTCGATTTCATCGACTTCTATGTAGGTGACTGGCACTTCGCCACCTTTAACCTTGCCGATACCGCTATCTGTATTGGTGCGGCGCTCATCGTACTGGAAGGATTTTTCAGTACGCATGATGATACTGATACCGTTAAGCAAAAGGGTCACTGA
- the fkpB gene encoding FKBP-type peptidyl-prolyl cis-trans isomerase has protein sequence MSESVQHNSALLVHFILTLEDGSAAESTRERGKPALFRLGDGSLSDALEQQLLGLQRGDKRKFTLPPESAFGPTNPNLIQFFLRRDFAQTGVPDVGTIMLFSGVAGNDMPGIIRDVTEESVTVDFNHPLSGQAITFDLEVLDIDPVQQEVTHADPAG, from the coding sequence ATGTCCGAGAGTGTTCAGCATAACAGCGCGCTGCTGGTGCATTTTATCCTGACGCTGGAGGATGGCTCTGCGGCCGAATCCACGCGTGAGCGCGGCAAGCCAGCGCTGTTTCGCCTTGGCGACGGCAGCCTGTCTGACGCGTTGGAACAACAGCTGTTGGGATTGCAGCGTGGTGATAAACGCAAGTTTACGCTGCCGCCAGAGTCGGCCTTTGGGCCGACCAATCCGAACCTGATCCAGTTCTTCCTGCGCCGTGATTTCGCCCAGACCGGTGTGCCGGATGTTGGCACCATCATGCTGTTCAGCGGCGTTGCCGGAAATGATATGCCGGGGATTATCCGCGATGTGACCGAAGAATCGGTCACTGTGGATTTTAACCACCCGCTATCTGGTCAGGCGATTACCTTCGATCTTGAAGTGCTGGATATCGATCCCGTACAACAGGAGGTGACACATGCAGATCCTGCTGGCTAA
- the ispH gene encoding 4-hydroxy-3-methylbut-2-enyl diphosphate reductase, which yields MQILLANPRGFCAGVDRAISIVERALELFGTPIYVRHEVVHNRYVVNGLRERGAIFIEQIEDVPDGAILIFSAHGVSQAVRNEAKNRDLTVFDATCPLVTKVHMEVARASKKGVEAILIGHAGHPEVEGTMGQYSNAEGGMYLVESPEDVWQLQVKDESNLCFMTQTTLSVDDTYAVIDALRERFPQIVGPRKDDICYATTNRQEAVRHLSDKADVVFVVGSKNSSNSNRLAELAQRAGKAAYLIDSAEDIQESWVAGASHVGVTAGASAPDILVQQVIQRLKELGGKVAIEMQGREENIVFEVPKELRVEVKQID from the coding sequence ATGCAGATCCTGCTGGCTAATCCGCGCGGCTTTTGTGCCGGTGTCGATCGGGCTATCAGCATTGTGGAACGTGCGCTGGAGCTTTTTGGTACGCCGATTTACGTCCGTCATGAAGTAGTACATAACCGCTATGTGGTTAACGGATTACGCGAACGTGGCGCGATTTTTATTGAGCAGATTGAAGATGTGCCGGATGGTGCGATTCTGATTTTCTCTGCACATGGCGTTTCACAAGCGGTACGAAATGAAGCCAAAAACCGCGATCTGACGGTATTCGATGCAACCTGTCCGCTAGTGACCAAGGTGCATATGGAAGTGGCCAGAGCCAGTAAGAAAGGCGTAGAAGCGATTCTTATCGGGCATGCCGGACACCCTGAAGTTGAAGGGACGATGGGGCAGTACAGCAATGCGGAGGGTGGCATGTATCTGGTGGAATCCCCCGAGGATGTCTGGCAGCTACAGGTAAAAGACGAAAGCAATCTGTGCTTTATGACGCAAACCACGCTTTCTGTTGATGATACTTATGCGGTGATTGATGCGTTGCGTGAGCGTTTTCCGCAGATTGTCGGCCCGCGTAAAGATGACATCTGCTATGCCACGACCAATCGTCAGGAAGCCGTTCGCCATTTATCAGATAAGGCGGATGTGGTTTTTGTCGTCGGCTCTAAAAACTCTTCAAACTCCAACCGCCTTGCTGAATTGGCACAACGTGCGGGGAAAGCGGCTTATCTGATTGATTCAGCGGAAGATATCCAGGAGTCATGGGTAGCGGGCGCTTCGCATGTTGGGGTGACCGCAGGCGCATCGGCACCGGATATTCTGGTACAACAGGTGATCCAGCGCCTGAAAGAATTGGGCGGCAAGGTGGCAATTGAAATGCAAGGGCGTGAAGAAAACATCGTCTTTGAAGTGCCAAAAGAGTTGCGTGTTGAAGTCAAACAGATAGATTAA
- the dapB gene encoding 4-hydroxy-tetrahydrodipicolinate reductase, giving the protein MKDSSIRIAVVGAGGRMGRQLIQAIEQMDGVVLGAALERSGSSLIGSDAGELAGLGKSGITVNESLDAVQNDFDILIDFTRPEGTLAHLVFCRQHRKGMIIGTTGFDDAGKAAIKQAAQDIGIVFAANFSVGVNVMLKLLEKAAKVMGDYTDIEIIEAHHRHKVDAPSGTALAMGEAIADALGRDLKSCAVYAREGYTGERDPKSIGFATVRAGDIVGEHTAMFADVGERVEITHKASSRMTFANGAVRAAIWISAKESGLFDMKDVLYLDDL; this is encoded by the coding sequence ATGAAGGATTCATCCATCCGTATTGCGGTTGTAGGCGCGGGCGGCCGTATGGGACGCCAGCTGATTCAGGCTATCGAGCAAATGGACGGCGTGGTATTGGGCGCGGCGCTGGAGCGTTCTGGTTCGTCTCTGATAGGAAGCGATGCCGGTGAACTTGCTGGGCTGGGGAAAAGCGGTATTACCGTGAATGAAAGCCTGGATGCCGTGCAGAATGATTTCGATATTTTGATCGACTTCACCCGCCCAGAAGGCACATTAGCGCATTTGGTGTTTTGCCGTCAGCACCGTAAAGGCATGATTATTGGGACTACCGGCTTTGATGACGCAGGAAAGGCGGCGATTAAGCAGGCTGCGCAGGATATCGGCATTGTGTTTGCGGCGAACTTCAGCGTTGGCGTCAATGTCATGTTGAAGCTGCTGGAAAAAGCGGCCAAAGTCATGGGCGACTATACTGATATCGAAATCATTGAAGCACACCACCGCCACAAAGTGGATGCGCCATCGGGTACCGCACTGGCGATGGGCGAAGCGATCGCTGATGCGCTGGGACGCGATCTGAAGTCCTGTGCCGTGTACGCGCGTGAAGGCTACACCGGTGAACGCGATCCGAAAAGCATTGGTTTTGCGACCGTGCGAGCGGGCGATATCGTCGGTGAACATACGGCGATGTTTGCTGATGTGGGTGAGCGCGTTGAGATTACCCACAAGGCATCCAGCCGCATGACATTTGCTAATGGTGCAGTAAGAGCTGCAATCTGGATTAGTGCGAAAGAAAGTGGCCTTTTTGATATGAAAGATGTGCTTTATTTGGATGATTTGTAG
- the carA gene encoding glutamine-hydrolyzing carbamoyl-phosphate synthase small subunit — protein sequence MIKSALLVLEDGTQFHGRAIGAEGSAVGEVVFNTSMTGYQEILTDPSYSRQIVTLTYPHIGNVGANANDEESPSVQAQGLVIRDLPLIASNYRSEESLSEYLKRNNIVAIADIDTRKLTRLLREKGAQNGCIIAGDAPDAAVALEKAKAFPGLKGMDLAKEVTTAESYSWLQGSWTLEGELPAAKNESELPYHVVAYDYGVKRNILRMLVDRGCRLTVVPAQTPAEDVLKLNPDGIFLSNGPGDPEPCDYAIRAIKTFLETDIPVFGICLGHQLLALASGAKTIKMKLGHHGGNHPVKDLDNNCVMITAQNHGFAVDENNLPDTLRVTHKSLFDHTVQGIHRTDKPAFSFQGHPEASPGPHDAAPLFDHFIDLIQTYRSSAK from the coding sequence TTGATTAAGTCAGCGCTATTGGTTCTGGAAGACGGAACCCAATTCCACGGTCGGGCCATTGGGGCAGAAGGGTCGGCAGTGGGGGAAGTGGTCTTCAATACGTCGATGACCGGTTATCAAGAAATCCTTACTGATCCTTCCTATTCCCGCCAGATTGTCACTCTCACTTATCCCCATATCGGTAATGTCGGCGCCAATGCCAACGATGAAGAATCCCCCTCTGTACAGGCTCAAGGTCTGGTTATTCGCGATTTACCTCTGATTGCCAGCAACTACCGTAGTGAAGAAAGCCTGTCTGAATACCTCAAACGCAACAACATCGTCGCCATTGCTGATATCGATACCCGTAAACTGACCCGTCTGCTGCGTGAGAAAGGCGCACAGAATGGCTGCATCATCGCGGGCGATGCGCCGGATGCTGCCGTCGCACTGGAGAAAGCGAAAGCCTTCCCAGGGCTGAAGGGCATGGATCTGGCAAAAGAAGTCACGACGGCAGAAAGCTACAGCTGGTTACAGGGAAGCTGGACGCTGGAAGGCGAATTGCCGGCGGCGAAAAACGAAAGCGAGCTGCCTTACCACGTTGTTGCTTATGACTACGGTGTGAAACGCAACATTCTGCGTATGCTGGTGGATCGCGGCTGCCGCCTGACGGTTGTTCCGGCGCAGACGCCTGCTGAGGACGTACTGAAGCTGAATCCAGACGGTATTTTCCTCTCTAACGGCCCGGGCGACCCGGAACCGTGCGACTACGCGATTCGTGCGATCAAAACCTTCCTGGAAACGGATATTCCGGTATTCGGTATCTGTCTGGGTCACCAACTGCTGGCACTGGCGAGCGGTGCCAAGACCATCAAAATGAAGCTGGGTCACCACGGTGGCAACCATCCGGTCAAAGATCTGGATAACAACTGTGTGATGATTACCGCGCAGAACCACGGCTTTGCGGTTGATGAAAATAATCTGCCTGACACGCTGCGCGTCACGCACAAATCCTTGTTTGACCATACGGTTCAGGGGATTCACCGCACAGATAAGCCTGCGTTCAGCTTCCAGGGACACCCAGAAGCAAGCCCAGGCCCGCACGATGCCGCGCCGCTGTTCGACCACTTTATTGACTTGATTCAGACTTACCGTTCTTCAGCTAAATAA
- the carB gene encoding carbamoyl-phosphate synthase large subunit, whose product MPKRTDIKSILILGAGPIVIGQACEFDYSGAQACKALREEGYRVILVNSNPATIMTDPEMADATYIEPIHWEVVRKIIEKERPDAVLPTMGGQTALNCALELERQGVLAEFGVTMIGATADAIDKAEDRRRFDVAMKKIGLDTARSGIAHNMEEALAVAADVGFPCIIRPSFTMGGTGGGIAYNREEFEEICERGLDLSPTKELLIDESLIGWKEYEMEVVRDKNDNCIIVCSIENFDAMGIHTGDSITVAPAQTLTDKEYQIMRNASMAVLREIGVETGGSNVQFSVNPKTGRLIVIEMNPRVSRSSALASKATGFPIAKIAAKLAVGYTLDELMNDITGGRTPASFEPAIDYVVTKIPRFNFEKFAGANDRLTTQMKSVGEVMAIGRTQQESLQKALRGLEVGATGFDPKVDLDDPEALTKIRRELKDAGAERIWYIADAFRAGMSVDGVFNLTNVDRWFLVQIEELVRLEEQVAEKGATALDADFLRTLKRKGFADARLAKLAGVAESEIRKLRDKFDLHPVYKRVDTCAAEFATDTAYMYSTYEEECEANPTQDRDKIMVLGGGPNRIGQGIEFDYCCVHASLALREDGYETIMVNCNPETVSTDYDTSDRLYFEPVTFEDVLEIVRIEKPKGVIVQYGGQTPLKLARALEAAGVPVIGTSPDAIDRAEDRERFQQAVNRLGLKQPANATVATIEQAVEKARGIGYPLVVRPSYVLGGRAMEIVYDEIDLRRYFQNAVSVSNDAPVLLDRFLDDAIEVDVDAICDGERVLIGGIMEHIEQAGVHSGDSACSLPAYTLSKEIQDVMRQQVEKLAFELCVRGLMNVQFAVKDNEVYLIEVNPRAARTVPFVSKATGVPLAKVAARVMAGKTLAEQGVTKEIIPPYYSVKEVVLPFNKFPGVDPILGPEMRSTGEVMGVGRTFAEAFAKAMLGSSSHMKKTGRALLSVREGDKARVVDLAAKLLKHGFELDATHGTAIELGEAGINPRLVNKVHEGRPHIQDRIKNGEYTYIVNTTAGRQAIEDSKLIRRSALQYKVHYDTTLNGGFATAMSLTADPTEKVTSVQEMHAMIKG is encoded by the coding sequence ATGCCAAAACGTACAGATATTAAAAGCATCCTGATTCTGGGCGCCGGCCCGATTGTTATCGGCCAGGCGTGTGAGTTTGACTACTCGGGTGCGCAGGCGTGTAAAGCGCTGCGTGAAGAGGGTTACCGCGTTATTCTAGTGAACTCCAACCCAGCAACCATCATGACCGACCCGGAAATGGCCGATGCGACCTATATCGAGCCGATTCACTGGGAAGTGGTACGCAAAATCATTGAAAAAGAGCGTCCAGATGCAGTGCTGCCAACGATGGGCGGCCAGACTGCGCTGAACTGTGCGCTGGAGCTGGAACGTCAGGGCGTGCTGGCTGAATTCGGCGTCACCATGATTGGTGCAACGGCGGATGCGATTGATAAAGCAGAAGACCGCCGCCGCTTCGACGTGGCGATGAAGAAGATCGGTCTGGATACTGCGCGTTCCGGTATTGCACACAATATGGAAGAAGCACTGGCCGTTGCGGCTGACGTCGGCTTCCCGTGCATTATCCGCCCTTCCTTTACGATGGGCGGCACCGGTGGCGGTATCGCTTACAACCGTGAAGAGTTTGAAGAGATCTGTGAGCGCGGGCTGGATCTTTCTCCAACCAAAGAGCTGTTGATCGATGAATCGCTGATTGGTTGGAAAGAGTATGAGATGGAAGTGGTGCGTGATAAGAACGACAACTGCATCATCGTCTGCTCAATCGAAAACTTCGATGCGATGGGGATCCACACTGGAGACTCCATCACCGTCGCCCCTGCACAAACGCTGACCGATAAAGAATATCAAATCATGCGTAACGCCTCGATGGCGGTACTGCGTGAAATCGGCGTAGAAACGGGCGGTTCTAACGTTCAGTTCTCGGTAAACCCGAAAACTGGCCGTCTGATTGTTATCGAAATGAACCCGCGTGTATCACGTTCTTCCGCGCTGGCGTCTAAAGCGACAGGCTTCCCGATTGCGAAAATCGCGGCTAAGTTGGCTGTGGGTTACACGCTTGATGAGCTGATGAACGACATCACTGGTGGCCGTACGCCAGCGTCCTTCGAACCTGCTATCGACTACGTTGTCACTAAGATTCCACGTTTCAACTTCGAGAAATTCGCTGGTGCCAACGACCGTCTGACCACGCAGATGAAATCTGTGGGCGAAGTGATGGCAATTGGCCGTACGCAGCAGGAATCCTTGCAGAAAGCGCTGCGCGGTCTGGAAGTGGGCGCAACCGGCTTCGATCCGAAAGTGGATCTGGACGACCCAGAAGCGCTGACCAAAATCCGCCGCGAGCTGAAAGATGCCGGTGCCGAGCGTATCTGGTACATCGCTGATGCTTTCCGCGCGGGGATGTCCGTCGACGGCGTATTTAACCTGACCAACGTCGATCGCTGGTTCCTGGTGCAGATTGAAGAGCTGGTGCGTTTGGAAGAGCAGGTCGCTGAAAAAGGCGCAACCGCGCTGGATGCCGATTTCCTGCGTACGCTGAAGCGTAAAGGCTTTGCCGATGCGCGTCTGGCGAAACTGGCTGGCGTGGCAGAAAGCGAAATTCGCAAACTGCGCGATAAATTCGACCTGCATCCGGTCTATAAGCGTGTCGATACCTGTGCGGCAGAATTCGCGACCGATACGGCTTACATGTACTCCACGTATGAAGAAGAGTGTGAAGCTAATCCGACTCAGGATCGTGACAAAATCATGGTACTGGGCGGCGGGCCGAACCGTATTGGTCAAGGGATCGAATTTGACTACTGCTGCGTCCACGCTTCACTGGCGCTGCGTGAAGATGGTTATGAAACCATCATGGTTAACTGCAATCCAGAGACCGTTTCAACAGACTACGATACGTCAGACCGCCTGTACTTTGAGCCGGTAACGTTTGAAGATGTGCTGGAAATCGTCCGCATCGAGAAGCCAAAAGGCGTGATCGTGCAGTACGGTGGTCAAACGCCTCTGAAGCTGGCGCGTGCGCTGGAAGCGGCGGGTGTGCCGGTTATCGGTACCAGCCCGGATGCGATTGACCGTGCAGAAGACCGCGAGCGCTTCCAACAGGCTGTGAATCGTCTGGGCCTGAAGCAACCGGCTAACGCTACGGTCGCGACGATTGAGCAAGCGGTAGAAAAAGCGCGTGGCATCGGTTACCCGCTGGTTGTCCGTCCTTCTTATGTTCTGGGCGGCCGCGCGATGGAAATCGTGTACGACGAAATTGACCTGCGTCGCTACTTCCAAAACGCCGTTAGCGTATCTAACGATGCGCCGGTACTGTTAGACCGCTTCCTTGACGATGCCATCGAAGTTGACGTTGATGCGATTTGTGACGGTGAGCGCGTGCTGATTGGCGGTATTATGGAGCACATCGAGCAGGCGGGCGTTCACTCCGGTGACTCGGCTTGTTCACTGCCAGCTTACACGCTGAGTAAAGAAATTCAGGACGTAATGCGTCAGCAGGTTGAAAAACTGGCGTTTGAACTCTGTGTTCGCGGCCTGATGAACGTGCAGTTCGCAGTGAAAGATAATGAAGTTTATCTGATTGAAGTGAACCCGCGCGCGGCGCGTACCGTACCGTTTGTTTCGAAAGCGACCGGTGTTCCGTTGGCGAAAGTCGCGGCACGCGTGATGGCAGGCAAAACGCTGGCTGAGCAGGGCGTCACGAAAGAAATTATCCCGCCGTATTACTCCGTAAAAGAAGTGGTGCTGCCGTTCAACAAGTTCCCTGGCGTTGACCCGATTCTGGGGCCAGAAATGCGTTCGACCGGTGAAGTCATGGGCGTTGGCCGCACGTTTGCTGAAGCGTTTGCTAAAGCGATGCTGGGCAGCAGTTCGCACATGAAGAAAACTGGACGCGCGCTGCTGTCGGTACGTGAAGGTGATAAAGCTCGTGTGGTCGATCTGGCAGCCAAGCTGTTGAAGCACGGTTTTGAGCTGGATGCGACGCACGGCACGGCGATTGAGCTGGGTGAAGCGGGTATTAATCCGCGTCTGGTGAACAAGGTGCATGAAGGTCGTCCGCACATTCAGGACCGCATCAAGAACGGTGAGTACACTTACATCGTCAACACTACCGCAGGACGTCAGGCGATTGAAGACTCTAAGCTGATTCGCCGCAGTGCGCTGCAATACAAGGTGCACTACGACACCACGCTGAACGGTGGTTTCGCGACCGCGATGTCATTGACGGCAGACCCGACGGAGAAAGTGACTTCCGTACAGGAAATGCATGCGATGATTAAAGGCTGA
- a CDS encoding YafY family transcriptional regulator, protein MSRTQRLLELLQLLRHHRFPVTGAYLAEKLGVSQRTLYRDIATLQLQGAHIEGEAGLGYILRPGFMLPPLMFSEEEIEALVLGTRWVVRRADERLAGAARNALMKIAAVLPPELRHELDSSGLLMGKAEFTPAVVIDLSALRHAIRAERRTEIAYCDLQGDESLRIIWPFALGFFDQTHVIAAWCELRQQFRHFKAERIRSMTVLDQRDPRRRQQLLKEWHEKEDIPQQ, encoded by the coding sequence ATGTCCAGAACGCAGCGTTTGCTCGAACTTTTACAGCTATTACGCCATCACCGTTTTCCTGTGACGGGAGCATACCTTGCGGAAAAACTAGGTGTAAGCCAACGCACCCTCTACCGGGATATTGCCACGCTGCAATTGCAGGGGGCGCATATTGAGGGAGAAGCGGGATTAGGATATATCTTGCGCCCAGGGTTCATGCTACCCCCGCTGATGTTTTCAGAAGAGGAAATTGAAGCATTGGTGTTGGGCACGCGCTGGGTAGTCCGAAGAGCAGATGAGCGTTTGGCGGGCGCGGCCCGTAATGCATTGATGAAGATTGCTGCGGTATTACCGCCAGAGTTGCGCCACGAGCTTGATTCTTCTGGGCTATTAATGGGGAAGGCAGAATTTACTCCCGCTGTGGTGATCGATTTATCCGCTTTGCGTCACGCTATCCGGGCGGAGCGTCGTACGGAGATTGCTTATTGCGACCTTCAGGGCGATGAGTCTCTCCGCATTATCTGGCCGTTCGCATTAGGATTTTTCGATCAAACCCACGTGATTGCCGCCTGGTGTGAGCTTCGTCAGCAGTTTCGTCATTTCAAGGCTGAACGTATCCGCAGCATGACGGTTTTGGATCAGCGTGATCCCCGCCGTCGCCAGCAGTTATTAAAAGAGTGGCATGAAAAAGAAGACATTCCTCAGCAGTAA